The following nucleotide sequence is from Prosthecobacter dejongeii.
ACACGATCCCGAACTATGACCAGAGTTTCATGATCATCGTGGAATCGCGGGATGCGGACAATTCCCAGGCGCCGGATAACTATTACTGTGTGCAGATTGACTCCTACACGGGGCGCACGCGCGTGTATCGTCCATGATTTGTGCGGTTTGGCAGCACTTTCTGCGTGACTCTTGGCTGAGTGCCGCTTAGATGGCACATGGGCGATATTCCTTCCCTTGCACTGAGTTTTGATGACGTATTGGTCCTGCCTGGACTGAGCCAGGTCCTGCCTGGAGAGGTAAATCTGGGCACGGTTTTTGGCAGCAGCATCCAGCTGAACATCCCGGTTCTATCCTCGGCGATGGATACGGTGACGGAGGCGGAGTTGGCGATCGCCCTGGCGCGTGAGGGTGGCCTGGGGGTCATCCACCGCAATATCCCGATCGATTACCAGGCGGAGCAGGTGGCGAAGGTGAAGCGCTCTGAAAACACCGTCATCCAGACGCCGCACACGGTGCGCCCGGAGACGACGCTGGGTGCGCTGCAGCGCCTGATGCATGAAAAAGGGGTGAGTGGATTCCCCGTGGTGGAGCCGGATGGCACGCTGGTGGGCATGGTGACGAGCCGTGACCTCTGGTACATCGAGGACGAAAACACGCCGGTTTCGACGATCATGACGCCGCGCGACCGCCTGGCGACGGGCACGCCGACGACGACCTTTGATGAGGCGCTGAAGATCCTGTACACGCACCGGATTGAAAAACTGCCGCTGGTGGATGCGAAGGGCAAACTGGCCGGGCTGATCACCAAGCAGGACGTGGTGAAGCGCCAGATGTTTACCAGTGCGGCGAAGGATGCGAATGGCCAACTGCGCGTGGGCGCGGCGGTGGGTGTGGGTGAGGACTGTGCAGACCGTGGCGCGGCCCTGGTGGCGGCGGGCGCGGATGCGCTGTTCATCGATGCGGCCACGGGCCATACGACGCGGGTGGCGGACGTGATCCGCCGGCTGCGGGAGCGTGTGGGCGGCGGCATCCCGATCGTGGCGGGGAATGTGGTGACCCAGGACGGGGCGCTGCACCTGGTGGAGGCGGGTGCCTCCGCCATCAAGGTGGGCGTGGGCCCAGGGTCCATCTGCACCACGCGCATCATTTCGGGCGTGGGCATGGCGCAGTTCACGGCGGTGCAGGAGGTGGCTGAGGTGTGCCGCCCGCGCGGCGTGACGGTGATCGCCGATGGCGGCATCCGTTACTCGGGCGATATTGTGAAGGCGCTGGCTGGCGGGGCGGACTGTGTGATGCTGGGCTCCCTCCTGGCGGGCACGGCGGAAAGCCCGGGCAATATGGTGAAGTGGCAGGGCCGCACCTTTAAGGAATACCGGGGCATGGGCAGCCTGAAGGCTATGCGCAAGGGCGCAGGGGACCGCTACGGGCAGAATAGCTCTGGCAAACTGGTGCCTGAGGGCGTGGAGGCCCGCGTGCCGTTCAAGGGGCCTTTGGCCGATGTGGTGTTCCAGCTCATGGGCGGGCTGCGCTCTGGCATGGGCTATGTGGGGGCGGATAATCTGGATGAGCTGCGGGCGAAGGCGCGCTTTGTCCGCATCACGGCGGGCGGGCTGAAGGAAAGCCACCCGCATGACGTGGTGATCACGGAAGAGCCGGTGAATTACGAGCCGTCTTAATTCCTCTCCCCCCTCCGCTCTGTGACCTGTGGCGGCTGCTCCGGTGGCCGCGTTTTTTGACTCTCTTTTTCTGACTTACATTCCATGACCGACCACGAAGTTGCCGTACTCGATTACGGTTCTCAGTACTCTCAGCTCATCGTCCGCCGCGTTCGCGAGCTGGGCTTCGTTTCCCACCTGTACCCGCCTGCGGAACTGGTGAATCTGAAGAACCCCGGGGCCATCATCCTTTCCGGTGGGCCGCGCAGTACTTCGGAGGTGGATGCGCCGGACGTGGACTTTGAAAAGCTGCTGGCCTTTGGCGTGCCGGTGCTGGGTGTGTGCTACGGCATGCAGCTCCTGAACATCAAACACGGCGGCACGGTGAAGCCGGGGGTCACGCGCGAGTATGGCCCGGCGAAGCTGGTGGTGACGGAGCATGCGGATCTTTTCAAAGGCATCTCGCCTGAATCTCAGGTGTGGATGAGCCACAGCGATACCTGCGCGAATCTGGCGGCGACCACGCAGGTCATCGCCACGAATGAAGATGCGGTGCCGGTGGCGCTGAAGTGGAGTGACCGCTGCTGGGGCATCCAGTTTCACCCGGAGGTGACGCACTCGCATGAGGGCACGGCCATTTTGAAAAACTTCCTCACGGAAAGCGGCGCGAAGCTGGCGAAGTTCGACATCCAAGAGTTCAAGGACCAGATGATCGCCCAGATCAAGACGGACGTGGGTGACCGCGAAGTCATCTGTGGGGTGTCTGGCGGGGTGGATAGCACGGTGCTGGCGGTGCTGCTGGCGCGTGCCGGGGTGAAGGTGCGCTGCATCTTCATTGATACCGGGCTGATGCGCCTGAATGAGGCTGCTGAGGTGAAGGTGCTGTTTGAAGAGGTGGGTGTGCCCATCGAGCAGATTGATGCGAGCGAAGTCTTTCTGGGCGCGCTGAAGGGCGTGACGGACCCTGAGCAGAAGCGCCGCATCATCGGCACGCTGTTTGTGGAGGAGTTCTGGAAGCTGGCGGATGATGTGGAGCTGCTGGCCCAGGGGACGCTGTACCCCGACGTGATCGAGAGCGCGACGAGCGGCTCCATCGCCAGCAAGATCAAGACCCACCACAACCGGGTGGACCGCATCATGGAACTGAAGTCGCAGGGCAAGGTGCTGGAGCCTCTGGCCGAGCTGTTTAAGGACGAAGTGCGTGCGCTGGGCGCCAGCCTGGGCATCCCACATCGCGCCCTGTGGCGGCATCCTTTCCCCGGCCCTGGCCTGGCGGTGCGTATCCCGGGTGAGATCACGCCGGAGCGCATCCTTTCCACGCAGCAGGCCGATGCGATCTTCATCGCGGAGCTGCATCGCAGTGGCTGGTACCAGCACGTGTGGCAGGCCTACGCGGCGCTGCTGCCGGTGAAAACGGTGGGCGTGAAGGGGGATGAACGCAGCTATGAGCAGGCCATCTCTCTGCGCGCGGTCATCAGCGAAGACGCGATGACGGCGGACTGGGTGGAGCTGCCGTATGAGGTGCTGCGCAACACGTCTAACAAGATCCTCAACAGCGTGAAGGGTGTGAACCGCGTGCTGTATGACATCAGCACGAAGCCACCGGCGAGCATCGAGTGGGAGTGATGTGGGGGTGGGATGGGGCACCTGCGGGTGCCCTTTTTCTTTGGTGGGGAGCGGAGAAGGGGGGTGTGAGGTCGTCTGCGGCGGTGCAGGATGAATCACTCGGAGAGGGATGCGTTCGCCCCAGACAGGATGGTTCGCTGCCTCTTCCGAACGTGCGCTGGAAGTGGGGGGAGGTGAGGCGAACGGGTGTGGGGGAGGTGTCCGTGCGTGCTGGGGGAGTGAGGCGAATAGGATATTCGCGCTCCGGTCGGGGGTGTGCGGCTCGGTCCGAGTGCGTTTCTCGCGCCCCTCCAGGGCGCGCCCTTGGTGACGCGTATTTGGTTAGGCGGGGGTCCGGGGGTTCTCGGTGCTGCGCACTTTCACCCCCGGCTATGAGCTTTCGCCCCTCCGGGGCGGGGGGCGGTGCAAGGGGGCGAACGTGGGTGTGAGATGGGAGTTCCGCGAGGACGCAGAACTCAGCACGCAAGATGCGTGCGCTCCATGGCGGACGGTGCGTTTTGGGGCGGACGGCATCACTCGGAGAGTGATGGATACTGTACTTGCGGACGGGGGTGTTCTCCCCCGCCCCGGATGGACGGAATAACCAACGATGTGGCAATAGGTGCGCCCTGGAGGGGCGCGAGAAAGGGCCGATTGCACCCTTTCGAGGTCGGTGGAGTTGGTCACGCCGCTGGCATCCTTCCAGGATGCGACTTTGAGTGAAGATGTGTTTTTGACCTCACCAGGGGTGCGTTCGTCCCGCACGCGGGACTCACTTTACCCCTGGCTATCGGCTGCGATGCCTCCGGCATCGGGGGATGGAGCGAATGGGGCAAGAAGACGTTTGAGGGTTGGGGGCTGCGTGCATGGTCGTTCCGTCCCGCACGCGGGATGGTTTGGGAAAGGGCCTAACAGGAAGTGTGGGGGGTGGGGGTGAGCGGGGGTTTCTCGCGCCCCTCCAGGGCGCATCCTTGGTGGACGCGTTGTTGGTTAGGCGGGGGTCCGGGGGTTATCGGTGCTGCGCACCTTCACCCCCGGCTATTGTTCTTTCGCCCCTCTGGGGCGGGGGAGTGTGCAAGGGGGGCGAACGTGGGTGTGAGATGGGAGTTCCGCGAGGACGCAGAACTCAGCACGCAAGATGCGTGCGCTCCATGGCGGACAGTGCGTTTTGGGGCGGACGGCATCACTGGGAGAGGGATGGATGCTGTACTGCGGATGAGGGGGGTTAGCAGTGGTGGGCGCCGCGGGTGTTGACGTGGAGGCTGTAGAGGGACTGGCTGGCGGTGATGAAGAGGCGGTTGCGCTTGGGGCCGCCAAAGCAGAGGTTGCTGCCGGTTTCGGGCAGTTTGATGAGGCCGATGCGTTGGCCGACGGGGGTGAAGATGTGGACGCCGTCGTAGCCGTCGCCTGCCCAGCCGGCGGTGGCCCAGAGGTTGCCGTCCACGTCGCAGCGGATGCCGTCGGAGCCGCCTTGACCGGTGCGGAGGATGCTTTCGAGGATGGACTTTGGCGTGGGGGCTCGTCGGCTGGGCTCGGCTGTGGCGGGTGGGTCCATTTTCATGGAGGCGAATTCTTGGCCGCCGTCGAGTTTGATGCCGTCCACGACGTCATACACGCGGATGTTTTTGGCGGGGCCGGTATCCACGACGTAGAGTTTTTTGTAGTCGGGGCTGAAGCATAATCCGTTAGGCTTGGACTCGGCATCGGTGACGCGGGTGAGTTTGCCATCGGGCGCGATGCGGTAAACGGCTTCTTTGTGGTGGAGCTCGCCCTGGTTGCCTTCGTAGTCGCCCATGCTGCCGTAGCCGGGATCGGTGAACCAGATGCTGCCATCGGGGTGGACGACGACGTCGTTGGGGGCGTTGAGGGGTTTGCCTTCGTATTCGGAGGCGAGGACGGTGACTTGGCCGTTGAGCTCGTAGCGGGTGACGCGGCGGTGGGCGTGCTCGCAGGAGATCTGGCGGCCTTGGAGGTCGAAGGTGTTGCCGTTGCTGTTGCCGGCGTTGTTGCGCATGGTGCTGACGTGGCCGTCTTCGGGCAGGTAGCGCATCTGGGCGTTGTTGGGGATGTCACTCCAGACGAGGTAGTTGCCGCTGCCGTTCCAGGCGGGGCCTTCGGCCCAGAGCATGCCGGTGTGCAGGCGGCGGAGGGGGGAGTTTCCCTGGATGTATTTGGCAAAGGCGGGCTCGAGGGCGATGACGTCGGGGTCGGGGTAGCGCTCGGGGGTCTGGCCGGTCCAGTCGCGGGCGAGGGTGGTGGCGGCGGCGGCGGTGGAGGCGAGGCTGGTGAGAAACGTGCGGCGGCTGGTGGTCATGTGGGCGTGGTTGTACCGGGTTCTGAAACGGTGGGCAAGACGGCTTTCACTCGGCGAAGTGCCTGGAGGGTCCAGATGATGGGGTAGAGCTGCTCGTGATACCAGAGGCGGGCAAAGTAGAGGCCGATGGGGGCGGTGGGAAAGTGGGTGCCGTGCTGGGTGGTGGCCACGAGCCAGAGGGTGGCGCGGGTGGCGTAGTCCTGGGGCTGGGGACCGGGCTGGAGGAGGAGGGCGTGCAGGGCGACGGAGGTCTCCTCAATGGAGGAGGGGGCGTGGAGATCTCCCCCCCAACTGCCGTCGGTTTTCTGGCGGGTCAAAAGGTAGCGACGGCCGCTTTCGATGAGGTCGCTGGCTTGCGCGGCGAGGGCTTCGGTACTGCTGAGGTAGGCGACGACCTGGGCGGTGCCATAGACGGGGTTTTCTTCGTCGGGGGTGTGCTCATTGCCGAACCACAGGGGGATCCAGGAGCCGTCGGCGCGCTGGGTGCGGCGCAGGTATTTCAGGGCCTGGCGGGTGGCGTGGGCCACGCGCTGGCGCTGGGCGGGGGGGAGGTCTTTTTCCCACAGCCACCAGGCGAGCAGGGCGTGGGCGGTGAGCTCGGGCGTGCTGCGGTCGAACGGCAGGGTGCCCCAGCCCCGGCAGAAGGTGGGCATGCCGCCATCGCGATTTTGCAGGTCCAGCAGCCAGGTGATGCCGGCCTGGGCGGGGCCGCCGGTGCCTTCCCCAGGGGTGAGTTTCATGGCGATGAGGGCGCCGGCGGTGTCGTCGGCATCGGGCACGCCGCCGGGCAGGTCCGTCCACGCCCAGCCACCGGGGGCGGCGTTGGTAAAGGGGTGCATCGTTTGATACTGCTGGCCTTGCAGCCAGTGGCGCACGCGTTCGTCCGTGTGGCCCAGGGCTTTGCTGGCGAGGGTGGTGCCCCAGGTGGCGAGATTGGTATCAATGGGCCAACTGCCATCCGCCCGCATAGAGCGTTTTAAAAAGGCGATGGCACCAGGGATGCAGGGGTGATCTTTCTCCCCGGCAGCAGCCAGGGCCATGGTGACAAAGCTGGTGAGGGGTGTGGCCTCCAGGTAGCCGCCGCTGCTGGGCTGCAGGGTCTGGAGCATGGGCCGGATGCGGGGCCACAGGGCGGCACGCAGCCAGCGGAGGGGATTCCACCAGGCGGGGGGGGCATTTTTAAACCGGGCGTGGCCGATGGCGATCAAGGCCGGGAGGGCGTAGCTGACGACGGGCAGGCCCACGGCGCCGAACCAAGAGCGTGGCAAGGCGGCCAGCTCAAAGGGCAGGGGTAGGACGCGGCGCCAGGCTTTGTCCCCCAGGGTGCCGCCGATGGTGCAGAGCATGAGGATGGGGACGGAGAAGGTTTTGTCTTTGCCATACCGGCGGATGACGGCCTGGGCGATGGCCTCCGGTTTCAGCGAGCCGACCTGGGTGGTGATCCACGCTGCGGCCTGGGCCAGGGCGGCCTGGGCGGCGGTGCCACTGGCGGCGGCGGCGTGCAGGGCGCTGTAGCACAGGAGGGTGGTGGAGAGATTGCTCTTGCTGACGGTGGTATCTCCCCAGCCGCCATCGGCATTTTGATGGGTGATGAGCCACTGCACCCCGGCGGCGATGAGGTCTGCATGCGCCACGGCATCCACCCCGCGCAGGGCCACCACGGCGGTGGCGGTGGAGAGTGCGCTGCTGGAAAGCTGCCCCTCCCAGTGGCCCGTGGGCTGACGCAGCGCCAGCAGGTGGGCCTCCGTCTGGGTGAGGGCGAGGTGAACGGAATTTAACATAGGCGACTGATTGTTCGTGCCGATACGCTGCGTTCAAGGGAGAACCACCATGAGATTTGCCCTGCTGCCGTTTCTTTTTCTCGCCGTCACTGCCCCTGCTGCTGAACCGCGCTGGTTCAAGGGGAACACGCACACGCATTCTCTGTGGAGCGATGGCAATGACTTTCCGGAGATGATTTCGGCCTGGTATAAGGACCAGGGGTATGACTTTCTCTGCATGTCTGACCACAACACGCTGGCGGAGGGGGACAAGTGGGTGGCGGAGTCCACCATCGAGAAGAAAAAGATCACGCTGGGGCGGAAGGTGATGGAGAAATGCAGCGAGCGCTACGGCGCGGACTGGCTGGTGACGCGGCCTGCGCCGAAGGGCGGGGTGGAGGTGAAGCTGAAGACGCTGGAGGAGTATCGCGGGAAGCTGGAGGAGCCGGGAAAATTCCTGCTGGTGCAGGCGGAGGAGGTGAGCGCGGGCTTTGGCAATTCCCCCATCCACATCAATGCGATCAACCTGACGGAGGCGATCCAACCGGTGAAGGACCTGGTTTCCATCCGCGAGACGATGCGCACGAATTTGCAGGCCATCGCGGCGCAGGGGCTGAAAAAGGGCAAGCCCATCATGTCGCACCTGAACCACCCGAACTTCCGCTGGGCGGTGAGTGCGGAGGACATCGCCCACGTGATCGAGGATAAATTTTTCGAGGTCTATAACGGCCACCCTTCCACCTACCCGGAGGGGGACCCGGCGCGTGCAGATACCTCGACCGAGCGCATCTGGGACATCGCCAATACCATCCGCCTGGTGGAGCTGAAGGCGGCGCCGCTGTATGCGCTGGGCACGGATGACAGCCACCACTACCACGGCGGCACGGCCACCTCTGGCCGCGGCTGGGTGATGGTGAAGGCGGAGAAGCTGGAGGGCGATGCGCTGGTGGAGGCCCTGCACCGGGGTGATTTCTATGCCTCCTGCGGGGTGACGCTGAAGGACGTGACCTTTGACAAAACCACGCGCAAGCTGACGGTGAAGATCCAGGGCGAGCCGGGGGTGAAGTACCGGACGGAATTTCGCGGCACGTTGAAGAATTACGATCGCGCGGTGGTGGAGGTGCCTGCGCCTGCGGATGATAACTACCCGGTGCGCCTGAAGCACAGTGAGGATGTGGGCAAGCTGCTGGCCAGCAGCGATGGCCTGGAAAGCAGCTACCAGATGACGGGCGAGGAGCTGTACGTGCGCGCCATCGTGATCTCAGATCAAGGGATGAAGAATCCGGCGACGCCCGGGCAGCTTCAGAAGGCCTGGACGCAGCCGGTGGGGTGGTAGGGGGGATGGGGAAATGGGGAAAGTGGAAAGGGTGGGGCAGTACCGTATTCATCACTCTCCGAGTGATGCGTTCGCCCCAGACAGGATGGTCCGCCGCCTTCTTCCGAACGAGCCTTGGATGCGTGCGGGGAGGTGGGGCTAACGGGGGTGGGGGAGGTGTCCGTGCGCGTTGGGGGAGTCAGGCGAATAGGATATTCGCGCTCCGGCACGGGGGTGTGCGGGGGCGTAGGAGTAGAGGGCTGGGCGTGAGAGTGGGGGGACGCTTCTCGCGCCCCTCCAGGGCGCGGCGGGCGGTGACGCGTTGTTGGTTAGGCGAGGGTCCGGGGGTTCTCGGTGCTGCGCACCTTCACCCCCGGCTGTTGGCTTTCGCCCTTCCAGGGCGGGGGGAGGTGCAAGGGGGGCGGACGGGGGTGTGATCCCGCAGGCGCGGGACGTGAGGACGCAGAAGTCGGCACGCGAGATCCCGCAATCGCGGGACAGGCGCATGTGCGCTCCATGGCGGACGGCGGGCGCTTTGGGGCAGACGCATCATTCGGAGAGTGATGGATACTGTACTTGCGGACGGGGGTGTTCTCCCCCGCCCCGGAGGGGCGCGAGCTATTAGCCGGGGGTGGAGCGAGGCTTGGCGAGCGGGAACCCCCGGATGGGTGGGATAACCAACGATGTGGCAAGAGGTGCGCCCTGGAGGGGCGCGAGAAGGGGCGATTGCACCTCCGATTTACCCCGCGGATGTTAGACCGTGCGCACGCTGCTGGCATCCTTCCAGGATGCGACCTTGGGTGGGATGACGTCTTTGCACCACCAGGGGTGCGTTCGTCCCGCAGGCGGGACTCACTTTACCCCTGGCTATCGGCTGCGATGCCTCCGGCATCGGGGGATGGAGCGAATGGGGGCAAGAAGACGTTTGCTGGTCGGGGGCTCCGTTCATGGTCATTCCGTCCCGCACGCGGGATAGTCTGGGAAGGGGCCTAACAGGAAGTGTGGGTGGTTGGAGCGAACGGAGGTTTCTCGCGCCCCTCCAGGGCGCGGCGGGTGGTGACGCGTTGTTGGTTAGGCGAGGGTCCGGGGGTTATCGGTGCTGCGCACCTTCACCCCCGGTTATTGGCTTTCGCCCCTCCGGGGCGGGGGGAGGGCGAACGGGGGCAAGGTAGGGCGCAGGGTCCCCATGCGCAGTGGGGTGGGGGGGACGGATAGTGGTGTGAGGTCGTCTGCGGCAGTACCGTATTCATCACTCTCCGAGTGATGCGTTCGCCCCAGGTAGGATGGTCCGCCGCCTTCTTCCGAACGAGCCTTGGATGCGTGCGGGGAGGTGGGGCGAACGGGGGTGGGGAGGTGTCCGCGCGCGCTGGGGGGAGTTAGGCGAATAGGATATTCGCGCTCCGGCACGGGGGTGTGCGGGGGCGTGTGGAGGTGAGGGGTGGACGTCTTGGTGCGAGTGCGCTTCTCGCGCCCCTCCAGGGCGCACCTCTTGCCACATCGTTGGTTATTCCGTCCATCCGGGGGTTTCGCTCGTGCCTCGCTGCACCCCCGGCTATTGTTCTTTCGCCCCTCCGGGGCGGGGGGAGGGTGCAAGGGGGGGCGGACGGGGGTGTGATCCCGCAGTCGCGGACGCGAGGACGCAGAAGTCGGCACGCGAGATCCCGCAATCGCGGGACAGGCGCATGTTCGCTCCATGATGGACGGCGGGCGCTTTGGGGCGGACGCATCACTCGGAGAGTGATGGATACTGTTCTGGCGGACGATGCGTGCTGGGGCGGACGCATCACTCGGAGAGTGATGGATACTGTACTGGCGGACGATGCGTGCTGGGGCGGACGCATCACTCGGAGAGTGATGGATACTGTACTGGCGGACGATGCGTGCTGGGGCGGACGGCATCACTCGGAGAGTGATGAATACTCTACTGGCGGACGGTGCGGACAGGTGCGAAGCGGCGAGGCGAATGTCTGCGGCCCTCCGGGGCGGGGGGAGGGGCCAGGGGGCGGGGTGGTCTGTGAGAGGTTAGGCTTTTTGCGAGCGGCGGCGGCGCAGGAGGAGGGGGCTGAGGCCGAGGAGGAGAAGGAGGGCGCGGGAGGGCTCGGGCACGAGGGTGATGACGCTCAGGATGCCTTGGCTGTTGAACTGGCTGAGGTCCCAGGCGAGCTGGCCGCCGAGGAGGGCGGCGCTGAGGTCGAGGTTGTTGGTCCAGTCGGTGTCGCTGCCGCTGCCGAGGCTGGTCCAGTCGATGAGGTTGAAGGTATCGCCCGCGGCGGGGGTGTAGCTGAGGAGGAGGCGGAGGCTGGCGCCGGTTTCGAGGGTGAGGCTGTTGAAGATGAGGAGGTCGTTGCTGCCGTTGGCAGTGAGGCGGAAGTCAGTGCGGCTGCCGGTTTGCAGGAGGGTTTCGCCGGTGAAGGTGAGGGTGCCACGGGCGGTGGCGGTGCCGGCTTGCAGCACGGCCCCGGCCTGGAGGGTGGTGGCGCTGGCGATGCTGCCGGTGCCCTGGAGGGTGCTGCCGCTGCGCAGGGTGAGGGGGCCGGTGCCGGTGGCGCTGCCGCTGGTGTTGGTCACGAGCAGGGTGCCTGCGCGGATGTCTGTGCCGCCGGTGTAGGTGCCACCTGCGCCGAGGCGCAACGTGCCGGGGCCTTGCTTCACCAAGGTGCCGGGGCCAGTCACTGCGGCGGTGGTCAAAAGGGTGCCGGTGGCGGTCTCGGTGCTGATGAGGACGCTGGGGCTGGCGAGCACGAGGTCGCGACTGAAGGTGGTGGTGAAGACGTTGCCGCTGGTGGGGCCGTTGCTGTTGATTTGGCGCAGGGCACCCTCGCCGCCGCCGTCGCCGCTGAAGGTGAAGAGGCCGCCGGTGGCCAGGGACCAGGTGCCTGCGGCGTCGTCGTCAATGATGAACTGGGCCCCGCTGGCGACGGTGAGATGGCGGGCGCTGTTGAGCTGCGCGGAGGTCATGAGCAGGGAGCCTTCCTGGATCAAGATTTCGCCGGAGAAGGTGCTGCCGTTCGAGCCCACGCCCCAGCGGCCAGCGCCGGTTTTGATGACGTTGCCCGTGCCGGAAAAACCGTTGCCGCTGAAGCTCTGCGCGACCTGGAAATCAAAGGTGGCTCCTGCTGCGCCGACGGTGATGCTGCGGGCGGTGTTGGACACGCTGCCGAGGGTGTTCGCCGTGAGCTGGAGGGTGCCGCCATTGATGAGGACATCGGCGGTGGCTGCGCCCAGGCCGGTGGTGCCGCTGATGGAGACGGTGCCGCTGCTGATGAGGGTGGTGCCGGTGTAGGTATTGGCCGCGCGCAGGTAGAGGGTGCCGGTGCCACTCATTTCCAGAGGGCGGAGGGCGGCCCCGCTGAGGATGCCGGAGAGGGTGACATCGCCACTGCCGGTGATGCGGAGGGCGGCGGGGGGCTCGGCCACGGCGCTGGTGTCGGCATTGATGGCGATGGCGCTGCTGTGGGTGAAGGCGGTGCTGCGATCCAAGACGAGGCTGCCACCGCTGAGGGTGACGGGGCCAGTGAGGCTGCCCGTGCTGCCACCTGTGCCCAGGCGCACCTGCCCGGCGGCGATGGTGGTGAGGCCGGTGTAGTCGTTATCCGTGGTGAGGGTGAGGGTGCCGGTGCCGCTTTTGGTTAGGCCGGTGTTGCCGGTGATCTTGCCACTGCCACTGAAGGTGTAGTTCGTGCTGGCATTGATGGTGATGGCACTGGGCCGCACGGCGCTGTCGAGCTGTACGTTAGACTGGCTGGCCCCGTCTTCGAAGTGGATGAAATCCGCCTGGACAAAATTGGTCGCAGCCAGGCTGGTGCGGGTCTGCCAGTTTTGGCTGCCGCCCACATTGACAGCGCTGCCCACGTCCCACACGGCGCTGGTGCTGCCGGTCCAGCGCACTTCTTCACCCTGGACGATGTT
It contains:
- the guaB gene encoding IMP dehydrogenase, which encodes MGDIPSLALSFDDVLVLPGLSQVLPGEVNLGTVFGSSIQLNIPVLSSAMDTVTEAELAIALAREGGLGVIHRNIPIDYQAEQVAKVKRSENTVIQTPHTVRPETTLGALQRLMHEKGVSGFPVVEPDGTLVGMVTSRDLWYIEDENTPVSTIMTPRDRLATGTPTTTFDEALKILYTHRIEKLPLVDAKGKLAGLITKQDVVKRQMFTSAAKDANGQLRVGAAVGVGEDCADRGAALVAAGADALFIDAATGHTTRVADVIRRLRERVGGGIPIVAGNVVTQDGALHLVEAGASAIKVGVGPGSICTTRIISGVGMAQFTAVQEVAEVCRPRGVTVIADGGIRYSGDIVKALAGGADCVMLGSLLAGTAESPGNMVKWQGRTFKEYRGMGSLKAMRKGAGDRYGQNSSGKLVPEGVEARVPFKGPLADVVFQLMGGLRSGMGYVGADNLDELRAKARFVRITAGGLKESHPHDVVITEEPVNYEPS
- the guaA gene encoding glutamine-hydrolyzing GMP synthase, with the protein product MTDHEVAVLDYGSQYSQLIVRRVRELGFVSHLYPPAELVNLKNPGAIILSGGPRSTSEVDAPDVDFEKLLAFGVPVLGVCYGMQLLNIKHGGTVKPGVTREYGPAKLVVTEHADLFKGISPESQVWMSHSDTCANLAATTQVIATNEDAVPVALKWSDRCWGIQFHPEVTHSHEGTAILKNFLTESGAKLAKFDIQEFKDQMIAQIKTDVGDREVICGVSGGVDSTVLAVLLARAGVKVRCIFIDTGLMRLNEAAEVKVLFEEVGVPIEQIDASEVFLGALKGVTDPEQKRRIIGTLFVEEFWKLADDVELLAQGTLYPDVIESATSGSIASKIKTHHNRVDRIMELKSQGKVLEPLAELFKDEVRALGASLGIPHRALWRHPFPGPGLAVRIPGEITPERILSTQQADAIFIAELHRSGWYQHVWQAYAALLPVKTVGVKGDERSYEQAISLRAVISEDAMTADWVELPYEVLRNTSNKILNSVKGVNRVLYDISTKPPASIEWE
- a CDS encoding SMP-30/gluconolactonase/LRE family protein translates to MTTSRRTFLTSLASTAAAATTLARDWTGQTPERYPDPDVIALEPAFAKYIQGNSPLRRLHTGMLWAEGPAWNGSGNYLVWSDIPNNAQMRYLPEDGHVSTMRNNAGNSNGNTFDLQGRQISCEHAHRRVTRYELNGQVTVLASEYEGKPLNAPNDVVVHPDGSIWFTDPGYGSMGDYEGNQGELHHKEAVYRIAPDGKLTRVTDAESKPNGLCFSPDYKKLYVVDTGPAKNIRVYDVVDGIKLDGGQEFASMKMDPPATAEPSRRAPTPKSILESILRTGQGGSDGIRCDVDGNLWATAGWAGDGYDGVHIFTPVGQRIGLIKLPETGSNLCFGGPKRNRLFITASQSLYSLHVNTRGAHHC
- a CDS encoding prenyltransferase/squalene oxidase repeat-containing protein — encoded protein: MLNSVHLALTQTEAHLLALRQPTGHWEGQLSSSALSTATAVVALRGVDAVAHADLIAAGVQWLITHQNADGGWGDTTVSKSNLSTTLLCYSALHAAAASGTAAQAALAQAAAWITTQVGSLKPEAIAQAVIRRYGKDKTFSVPILMLCTIGGTLGDKAWRRVLPLPFELAALPRSWFGAVGLPVVSYALPALIAIGHARFKNAPPAWWNPLRWLRAALWPRIRPMLQTLQPSSGGYLEATPLTSFVTMALAAAGEKDHPCIPGAIAFLKRSMRADGSWPIDTNLATWGTTLASKALGHTDERVRHWLQGQQYQTMHPFTNAAPGGWAWTDLPGGVPDADDTAGALIAMKLTPGEGTGGPAQAGITWLLDLQNRDGGMPTFCRGWGTLPFDRSTPELTAHALLAWWLWEKDLPPAQRQRVAHATRQALKYLRRTQRADGSWIPLWFGNEHTPDEENPVYGTAQVVAYLSSTEALAAQASDLIESGRRYLLTRQKTDGSWGGDLHAPSSIEETSVALHALLLQPGPQPQDYATRATLWLVATTQHGTHFPTAPIGLYFARLWYHEQLYPIIWTLQALRRVKAVLPTVSEPGTTTPT
- a CDS encoding PHP domain-containing protein, whose protein sequence is MRFALLPFLFLAVTAPAAEPRWFKGNTHTHSLWSDGNDFPEMISAWYKDQGYDFLCMSDHNTLAEGDKWVAESTIEKKKITLGRKVMEKCSERYGADWLVTRPAPKGGVEVKLKTLEEYRGKLEEPGKFLLVQAEEVSAGFGNSPIHINAINLTEAIQPVKDLVSIRETMRTNLQAIAAQGLKKGKPIMSHLNHPNFRWAVSAEDIAHVIEDKFFEVYNGHPSTYPEGDPARADTSTERIWDIANTIRLVELKAAPLYALGTDDSHHYHGGTATSGRGWVMVKAEKLEGDALVEALHRGDFYASCGVTLKDVTFDKTTRKLTVKIQGEPGVKYRTEFRGTLKNYDRAVVEVPAPADDNYPVRLKHSEDVGKLLASSDGLESSYQMTGEELYVRAIVISDQGMKNPATPGQLQKAWTQPVGW